In Drosophila simulans strain w501 chromosome X, Prin_Dsim_3.1, whole genome shotgun sequence, one DNA window encodes the following:
- the LOC120285381 gene encoding uncharacterized protein LOC120285381, whose protein sequence is MMMRSNENLVDVDTDALVTCTICNGPVRNLDLVETRCKHSFHKHCLDNYLKNHDKCPICGQPCSQSELGSHLPLSTKSQGNRMMTRSGSRNTAKQHEKSDPNSQQEICSDSSDSRVVTEDRVQQIVQSSMQAFQASMLQSVTEQITMAFTQLNKSTFVNNGQSELQQDIQNNFGRDVPEINSERNNNSHVRTSPDFRSDRSDLSLDRPDRISNIISNWRIKFSGSANDIAIEDFIYRVNCLTSQSLNGNFELLSHFANLLFAGPALAFYWRVHRSLDNMNWNVLCRRLKERYQDQRSDREIKIAMRCRKQGSTENFDDFLDAMLSIADSLREPMQDSEITVEVRHNLKPEIKHELLHVDTPNLATLRKECHRHEDFFQSTRTKPIQRPNTSKRFVTAILQKDDSEDQSEEEHDVEDEICVVRTPEKMKCWNCDESGHGYQNCLKTRRIFCYGCGTPEVYKPNCAKCKSTSENSQQGIRYANKTNVRP, encoded by the coding sequence ATGATGATGCGAAGTAATGAAAATTTAGTTGACGTAGATACGGATGCGTTGGTGACATGCACCATCTGCAACGGGCCAGTACGTAATCTGGATTTGGTTGAAACCCGTTGTAAACATTCCTTTCACAAACATTGCCTTGACAACTACCTTAAGAACCATGACAAATGCCCCATATGTGGCCAGCCATGTTCTCAATCCGAGTTAGGATCTCATTTGCCTTTGTCGACTAAATCTCAAGGTAACAGAATGATGACCCGTTCAGGTTCTCGGAATACAGCCAAACAACATGAGAAGTCTGATCCAAATTCCCAACAGGAAATTTGTAGCGATAGTTCAGATTCCAGAGTTGTGACAGAAGACCGTGTTCAGCAAATAGTCCAAAGTTCAATGCAGGCCTTTCAAGCAAGCATGCTACAATCAGTGACAGAACAAATCACTATGGCGTTCACTCAATTGAATAAATCCACATTTGTAAATAATGGACAGAGTGAGCTGCAGCAGGacatacaaaataatttcggtCGAGACGTTCCCGAAATAAACTCAGAAAGAAATAACAATTCACATGTTAGGACTTCACCAGACTTTCGTAGCGATCGGAGTGATCTTTCATTGGATAGACCTGATAGGATTTCCAATATTATATCAAATTGGCGTATTAAATTCAGCGGTTCAGCCAACGACATTGCCATTGAGGATTTTATTTACCGCGTAAATTGTCTCACTTCGCAAAGCCTGAACGGAAACTTCGAACTTCTTTCCCATTTCGCTAATTTACTGTTCGCAGGACCGGCCTTAGCATTTTATTGGCGTGTTCACAGATCGCTGGATAACATGAATTGGAACGTGTTATGCAGGCGTTTAAAGGAAAGATATCAAGATCAGAGATCTGatcgtgaaattaaaattgctatGCGTTGCCGCAAACAGGGTAGCACAGAAAATTTTGATGACTTTTTGGATGCAATGCTTTCCATTGCAGATTCCCTTCGTGAACCAATGCAGGACAGTGAGATTACTGTAGAAGTTCGTCATAATCTCAAACCGGAGATCAAGCACGAATTACTGCACGTAGACACCCCAAATTTAGCAACATTGCGCAAAGAATGTCATCGTCACGAAGATTTCTTTCAAAGCACCCGGACAAAACCAATCCAACGTCCGAACACAAGCAAGCGTTTTGTAACCGCAATTCTGCAGAAAGATGATTCCGAAGATCAGTCTGAGGAAGAACATGATGTTGAGGACGAGATTTGTGTCGTTAGGACTCCTGAGAAAATGAAGTGCTGGAACTGCGATGAATCAGGTCACGGTTACCAGAATTGCCTTAAGACACGCCGTATTTTTTGTTATGGTTGCGGAACACCGGAGGTGTATAAACCCAACTGCGCAAAATGTAAATCGACATCGGAAAACTCTCAGCAAGGCATTCGTTATGCGAACAAAACGAATGTCCGCCCTTAG
- the LOC6726328 gene encoding uncharacterized protein LOC6726328 isoform X2, with product MPAFTLNVSQQSQSRSSGSTHSSWSCHSRQVLLVIMILGVVMPFTKARHLRDQVALDYAYDEDNSGRSSSSSSSSSGGDILPAFDVNPYRGLAESFGEGSYDSDMSLSESSYEEIAQAAIRAARREMRRQRTRHARSHNLRLFSGKSDIPEWENPCGGTYTADESLSDSSASQGRVIKRKHLENLRNITMSEYKDITHRATLEYGNLQHWQREYKFLPNMTKPTSAVKLKTWYRHMQTFVGSFSYLGRAQYKFRKDQQKSLNEAVTKELHDLLVSARYMLCEIESTINASYPNSNGAKLSRVSRQAMEERLNFHTPANGSMEADQRDLKVSKELYFQYLDNVWKTLHRVLRRPRRNSAERRHLAAIHGTGASGLRAGSSEMLDVGSSNGSGGSSGSDGGSNES from the exons ATGCCAGCCTTTACCTTAAACG TCAGCCAACAGAGCCAAAGCCGCAGCAGCGGGAGTACACacagcagctggagctgccACAGCCGGCAGGTGCTGCTTGTGATCATGATCCTGGGCGTCGTGATGCCATTCACCAAGGCGCGACACTTGCGCGACCAGGTGGCACTGGACTACGCCTACGACGAGGACAACTCCGGCCGATCTTCCTCGTcgtcatcctcatcatcgGGTGGCGACATCCTGCCCGCCTTCGATGTCAATCCGTATCGCGGTCTGGCCGAGAGCTTCGGCGAGGGCAGCTACGACAGTGATATGAGTCTCAGCGAGAGCAGCTACGAGGAGATCGCCCAGGCGGCCATCCGGGCTGCCAGGCGGGAGATGCGCCGCCAGAGGACGCGGCACGCGCGCAGCCACAACCTGCGACTCTTCTCCGGCAAGTCAGATATCCCGGAGTGGGAGAACCCGTGCGGAGGCACCTACACGGCCGACGAGAGCCTCAGCGATAGCAGCGCCAGCCAAGGACGAGTTATCAAGCGCAAG CACCTCGAAAACTTGCGGAACATCACGATGAGCGAGTACAAAGACATAACCCACCGCGCCACCCTGGAGTACGGCAATCTGCAGCACTGGCAGCGCGAGTACAAGTTCCTGCCGAACATGACGAAGCCCACAAGTGCG GTGAAGCTGAAGACCTGGTACCGCCACATGCAGACCTTCGTGGGCAGCTTCTCGTATCTGGGACGGGCGCAGTACAAGTTCCGCAAGGATCAGCAGAAGAGCCTCAACGAGGCGGTCACCAAGGAGCTGCACGACCTGCTGGTCAGCGCGCGCTACATGCTCTGCGAGATCGAGTCGACCATCAACGCCTCCTATCCGAACAGCAATGGTGCGAAGCTGAGCCGCGTGAGCCGGCAGGCGATGGAGGAGCGGCTCAATTTTCACACGCCCGCCAACGGATCCATGGAGGCGGACCAGCGCGACCTGAAGGTCAGCAAGGAGCTGTACTTCCAGTATCTGGACAACGTGTGGAAGACACTGCACCGCGTCTTGCGGCGACCGCGACGCAATAGTGCCGAGCGGCGCCACCTGGCGGCGATCCACGGAACTGGAGCGAGCGGCCTGCGGGCGGGCAGCTCGGAAATGCTCGACGTGGGCTCCTCGAACGGATCCGGTGGCAGTTCCGGCTCCGACGGCGGCTCCAATGAGTCCTGA
- the LOC6726328 gene encoding uncharacterized protein LOC6726328 isoform X1: MDVAKIERDPAPKMRLHISQQSQSRSSGSTHSSWSCHSRQVLLVIMILGVVMPFTKARHLRDQVALDYAYDEDNSGRSSSSSSSSSGGDILPAFDVNPYRGLAESFGEGSYDSDMSLSESSYEEIAQAAIRAARREMRRQRTRHARSHNLRLFSGKSDIPEWENPCGGTYTADESLSDSSASQGRVIKRKHLENLRNITMSEYKDITHRATLEYGNLQHWQREYKFLPNMTKPTSAVKLKTWYRHMQTFVGSFSYLGRAQYKFRKDQQKSLNEAVTKELHDLLVSARYMLCEIESTINASYPNSNGAKLSRVSRQAMEERLNFHTPANGSMEADQRDLKVSKELYFQYLDNVWKTLHRVLRRPRRNSAERRHLAAIHGTGASGLRAGSSEMLDVGSSNGSGGSSGSDGGSNES; encoded by the exons ATGGATGTTGCCAAAATAGAACGTGATCCGGCCCCAAAAATGCGACTTCACA TCAGCCAACAGAGCCAAAGCCGCAGCAGCGGGAGTACACacagcagctggagctgccACAGCCGGCAGGTGCTGCTTGTGATCATGATCCTGGGCGTCGTGATGCCATTCACCAAGGCGCGACACTTGCGCGACCAGGTGGCACTGGACTACGCCTACGACGAGGACAACTCCGGCCGATCTTCCTCGTcgtcatcctcatcatcgGGTGGCGACATCCTGCCCGCCTTCGATGTCAATCCGTATCGCGGTCTGGCCGAGAGCTTCGGCGAGGGCAGCTACGACAGTGATATGAGTCTCAGCGAGAGCAGCTACGAGGAGATCGCCCAGGCGGCCATCCGGGCTGCCAGGCGGGAGATGCGCCGCCAGAGGACGCGGCACGCGCGCAGCCACAACCTGCGACTCTTCTCCGGCAAGTCAGATATCCCGGAGTGGGAGAACCCGTGCGGAGGCACCTACACGGCCGACGAGAGCCTCAGCGATAGCAGCGCCAGCCAAGGACGAGTTATCAAGCGCAAG CACCTCGAAAACTTGCGGAACATCACGATGAGCGAGTACAAAGACATAACCCACCGCGCCACCCTGGAGTACGGCAATCTGCAGCACTGGCAGCGCGAGTACAAGTTCCTGCCGAACATGACGAAGCCCACAAGTGCG GTGAAGCTGAAGACCTGGTACCGCCACATGCAGACCTTCGTGGGCAGCTTCTCGTATCTGGGACGGGCGCAGTACAAGTTCCGCAAGGATCAGCAGAAGAGCCTCAACGAGGCGGTCACCAAGGAGCTGCACGACCTGCTGGTCAGCGCGCGCTACATGCTCTGCGAGATCGAGTCGACCATCAACGCCTCCTATCCGAACAGCAATGGTGCGAAGCTGAGCCGCGTGAGCCGGCAGGCGATGGAGGAGCGGCTCAATTTTCACACGCCCGCCAACGGATCCATGGAGGCGGACCAGCGCGACCTGAAGGTCAGCAAGGAGCTGTACTTCCAGTATCTGGACAACGTGTGGAAGACACTGCACCGCGTCTTGCGGCGACCGCGACGCAATAGTGCCGAGCGGCGCCACCTGGCGGCGATCCACGGAACTGGAGCGAGCGGCCTGCGGGCGGGCAGCTCGGAAATGCTCGACGTGGGCTCCTCGAACGGATCCGGTGGCAGTTCCGGCTCCGACGGCGGCTCCAATGAGTCCTGA